TTAAATACATATTAGGAGAATACACAACATTACTACCACTAGCGGCACGATATGTGACAGAATGCCATAAAGCAAGAGACAGCCACTGGGCAAGCcaataagtttttttttttttttttttcctattattattaccattatttttattattattattattattattattattattattactattattatcattatgtgtgtgcttgtgcgtgtgcatgtgtgtgtgtgtatgagtgaggatgtcctaatgttcttttataattattattattattattatcattttttttttcttttttttattattagtattctccatagtccatgtcaattgttgctataattaattgttgttataattaatattaatgtctaattatttgatgcaattactgctttggcaacattgtaaaattttacattcatgccaataaagctatttgaatttgaatttgaatttgaatttgaatttgatagacagacagacggacagaccgtctagacagacagacagacagacagacggacagccagacggacagaccgtctagacagacagccagaagGACAGACCGTCTAGACAGACAACAAGACGGACAGAccgtctagacagacagacagccagacggacagactgtctagacagacagacagccagacggaCAGACCAtctagacagacagccagacggaCAGACCATCTAGACAGAAAAACAGCCAGACGGACAGActgtctagacagacagacagacagaccgtctagacagacagacagacggacagtccgtctagacagacagacggacggacataccgtctagacagacagacagccagacggacagaccgtctagacagacagacagacagatggacagaccgtctagacagacagacagaaggacagaccgtctagacagacagacggacagaccgtctagacagacagacagacagacagacagaccgtctagacagacagacagacagacagacagatggacagaccgtctagacagacagacagacagacagacagatggacagaccgtctagacagacagacagacagccagacggacagaccgtctagacagacagacagacagatggacagaccgtctagacagacagacagacagccagacagatggacagaccgtctagacagacagacagacagccagacggacagaccgtctagacagacagacagccagacggacagatcgtctagacagacagacagccagacggacagaccgtctagacagacagccagacggacagaccgtctagacagacagacagccagacggacagaccgtctagacagacagacagccagatggacagccagacggacagaccgtctagacagacagccagacggaCAGACCATCTAGATAGAAaaacagccagacagacagaccgtctagacagacagacagacagacggacagaccgtCTAGACAGATTACggatacggatttcaatgttggacttcctgctttcaatgatgtaaaaatcatcattttacatcattgaaagcaggaagtcctattcatgggtttcattgaaatccgtatttctcccatctcatggcaaactgagggaatgatgcacgaccattcaaaaacatgactggttttctaaagatacaaagcttaatgctaattggtgaagtgtccctttaattcaGATTTACCAAGGCAAAAAGAGAGGCAAAAAGAAAGTGGTGACGCATTAAGTCCAAATACAGTATTAACTTAGCACTTCCCCAATGATATCAGCTGTTGCTGTAGCAACTAGTATTACGAAACAACATTTTGAGATGCACCAACTATATATGTGACACATTGCACATTGCACAGAATATTTGTTCATGGTTATAGTTACTGTATGGTTGTATTCTAATAAGACTTGGTTCTATATGATCTAACAATTGTGATTGTTTTTGTGTCCTTAATTATTTAGCTTGTCTTCTTGTTTTTATGTGTGCTATTGATATATTAATGGAGAATGATGTTAATTGATATTATCATGCTTAAGACTTTGAGATGATATACTGTGTAGCAAGTAACAGGTATACCACAGATACAGTAACTCAAAAGTCTTTTGAACCTTTTTGCTACAATGCAGAATTACACGAGCAGCAACACAACTGTCACTGGTTATCTGTCCAGGCCTTTGAATGAGAAGATTCTGCTTGTGCAGGTACTGGTGGGGATTTTCCTTTATGTCAACTCTCTCATGATCTTCACTTTCCTGAAGAAGGAGGCCTTCAGGACCGACACGCGTTACGTCCTCTTTGCTCAGACGCTCTTCATGGACTCCTTCCTCATGTTGCTGACTGACTTGGCACTCATCGGTCAATACTTCCAGGTTCCAATCCCCTGGGTTCCCTGCTGTGTTTTGTGCGTTATCATGGGCTGGCTTAGCGTCGGTACCCCTCTGACACTTGTTGCCATGTGTCTGGAGCGCTACGTGGCCATCTGCATGCCTCTACGGCACGCCGACATTTCAAGCCCCAACAATCGACGCAGAGGCCTAGTGGTCATATGGGCGGTCAGCATGCTGATACCGATGTTCACGCTTGTGTCGTTCCTCTCGCTGGCGCCGCCCGCCTTTCTGCTCACATACGTGGTGTGCAGCATAGAAATGATGCAGCTGCGGACATGGGTGAGCA
The Sardina pilchardus chromosome 13, fSarPil1.1, whole genome shotgun sequence genome window above contains:
- the LOC134099198 gene encoding odorant receptor 131-2-like, whose translation is MQNYTSSNTTVTGYLSRPLNEKILLVQVLVGIFLYVNSLMIFTFLKKEAFRTDTRYVLFAQTLFMDSFLMLLTDLALIGQYFQVPIPWVPCCVLCVIMGWLSVGTPLTLVAMCLERYVAICMPLRHADISSPNNRRRGLVVIWAVSMLIPMFTLVSFLSLAPPAFLLTYVVCSIEMMQLRTWVSTARQTLLLVYFALMCSAIVFTYIAILRAARTASSDSKKSTHKGLRTVILHTFQLLLCLSQFVCPFVEMAILRIDFMLFINVRYSNFIVFYIALRCLSPLIYGLRDEKFYVVLKRYASFAIATSS